From a region of the Cololabis saira isolate AMF1-May2022 chromosome 8, fColSai1.1, whole genome shotgun sequence genome:
- the cenps gene encoding centromere protein S, with protein sequence MSLDTDETRQRLKAAVHLTVGRLCGKVGAEHRREFSRQVVAAITETAFRQCDIFAKDLEAFARHAKRTTVSPDDVKLAARRSTALSIYIQNKSEELAQEQRDMKKKSGGKRKSKNTEESRE encoded by the exons ATGTCTCTTGATACAGATGAAACTCGGCAG agactgaaggcagcgGTTCATCTCACCGTGGGCCGTCTGTGTGGGAAGGTCGGAGCAGAACACCGCAGGGAGTTCAGCCGGCAGGTCGTGGCTGCCATAACCGAGACCGCCTTCCGACAATGTG ataTATTTGCTAAAGACTTGGAGGCCTTTGCAAG GCATGCTAAAAGAACCACAGTGTCTCCAGATGATGTGAAGCTGGCTGCCCGTCGCAGTACTGCACTG tcAATCTACATACAGAATAAAAGTGAAGAACTGGCCCAGGAACAGAGGGATATGAAAAAGAAGAGTGGTGGGAAGAGGAAGAGCAAAAACACTGAGGAGAGCAGAGAATGA
- the rbp7b gene encoding retinoid-binding protein 7 → MGVDYSGTWDVVSNVNFEGYMVALGIDFATRKIARLLKPQKVIKQDGDCFTIGTFTSFRNYEFSFKIGEEFKEVTKGMDNRTCKTTINWENDKLVGIQKGEKRNRGWTHWIQGDELHLELTCEDQVCKQIFKKTQ, encoded by the exons ATGGGCGTCGACTACAGTGGGACATGGGACGTTGTCAGCAATGTCAACTTTGAGGGTTACATGGTCGCACTCG GCATCGACTTTGCAACGCGGAAGATTGCCAGACTGCTGAAGCCTCAGAAGGTGATCAAGCAAGACGGAGACTGTTTCACCATCGGAACTTTCACCTCATTCAGAAATTATGAGTTTTCTTTCAAAATTGGAGAGGAGTTCAAGGAGGTAACAAAAGGCATGGACAATCGGACCTGCAAG ACTACTATCAACTGGGAAAATGATAAACTGGTGGGTAttcagaaaggagaaaagagaaacagGGGCTGGACTCACTGGATTCAGGGAGACGAGCTTCATCTG GAACTCACTTGTGAAGATCAAGTCTGCAAGCAAATCTTTAAAAAGACTCAGTGA
- the LOC133449396 gene encoding uncharacterized protein LOC133449396, giving the protein MFNNPMFLYMLIFLAYRSSRRIPQKQRLKLQIVNAVFTVIVLVPQLYVMGSPKSSRYCRQPLLNNLSASVALSLVASGFSVAFTLIDPAPQSFWAFYHVFGLFSCGHGLCTAILTLTAASCAKTTPELYYVSLTLTVASIFSAGFFMVRGGLQLTNRRSVTETSGNNEG; this is encoded by the exons ATGTTCAACAATCCAATGTTTCTTTACATGTTAATCTTCTTGGCGTATCGCAGCAGCAGACGGATACCACAGAAACAGAGGTTAAAACT TCAAATAGTGAATGCAGTGTTCACAGTAATTGTTCTGGTCCCTCAGCTCTACGTGATGGGAAG TCCCAAATCCTCAAGATACTGCCGGCAGCCTCTTCTGAACAACCTATCGGCCTCTGTTGCCTTGTCCCTCGTTGCTTCAG GATTTTCGGTGGCATTCACATTGATAGACCCAGCTCCTCAAAGTTTTTGGGCCTTTTATCATGTGTTCGGGCTGTTTTCATGTGGACATGGATTATGCACTGCCATTCTAACTCTCACTGCAGCATCATGT GCTAAAACCACTCCAGAGCTGTACTACGTATCCCTAACTCTTACAGTCGCCTCTATTTTCAGTGCAG GTTTCTTCATGGTGAGAGGAGGATTGCAGTTAACCAACAGGCGGTCTGTGACTGAGACGAGCGGAAACAACGAGGGCTAA
- the h6pd gene encoding GDH/6PGL endoplasmic bifunctional protein has protein sequence MMLWTVFLLLVTLCVHRGSGEEREEPQRPGHVSVIIVGGTGDLAKKYLWQGFFQLYVNQVGVGNSFSFYGGGLSPAEKAKPVFFEILKATSCPKDVSKERCAVLKDQFLRVSQYQQLKTTEDYQELARHIEQQLQQEGMTEQGRLFYLSVPAFAYADIAEKINSSCRPASGAWVRVVLEKPFGHDYRSAQVLASELGSSLKNEEMYKIDHYLGKQVVSKILPFRMENRKFLDPIWNRHKIERIEIVLKEILDVKGRIPFYDQYGVIRDVLQNHLTEVMTLLTMKLPVNMSSGEEVVEKKLQILSSLLPLGKNQAVVGQYQAYKSEVQQELNKTKDHVSLTPTFAAVLAHIDDAQYEGVPILLISGKMLDERVGYARVLFKNDIFCLQNDDNVHCRPKQVVFYFGHGSLQYPGILVSKNLFRPTVTDSDWKEVTEHTDVSVLGLPLSDYYVQTPAVEKEAYAELISHIFSGRRNNFISTENLLASWSLWTPLLSSLVSSFPRIYPGGAENGGMLDVHLKGKEISYNSEVVLISPDQMGGESANSFQVMQGKFRSADMVSAWTEELVETLARDMQEAAEAAVHEGGVFHLALSGGSTPLALFHRLALHHFSFPWRDTHVWMVDERCVPLTELESNFYNLHENLLQHVRIPYYNIHPMPVQLNQRLCVEEDGGALLYENELSQQVNGSSFHFVLLGVGYDGHTASLFPGGKLGEVGERLVAVTESPVKPHQRMSLTLNAINRARRVALLVMGKGKHELITQLSRVKDNPDKYPVTGVKPANGKLVWYIDYDALLG, from the exons ATGATGTTGTGGACAGTTTTCCTGCTTCTGGTCACCCTGTGTGTCCACAGAGGAAGTGGCGAGGAGAGAGAGGAGCCACAGAGACCTGGACATGTTTCTGTGATCATAGTGGGAGGCACAGGAGACCTGGCAAAGAAATATCTGTGGCAGGGATTTTTTCAGCTGTACGTCAACCAGGTCGGTGTTGGCAACAGCTTTTCCTTTTATGGCGGAGGACTGTCGCCTGCTGAAAAGGCCAAGCCGGTCTTCTTCGAGATCCTGAAGGCAACTTCTTGCCCAAAGGACGTATCAAAGGAGCGCTGTGCCGTGCTGAAAGATCAGTTCCTGAGGGTCTCGCAGTATCAGCAGCTGAAAACTACAGAGGACTACCAGGAGCTCGCCAGGCACATCGAGCAACAGCTTCAGCAGGAGGGAATGACGGAGCAAGGGAGACTCTTTTACCTCTCTGTTCCAGCTTTTGCATATGCAGATATTGCTGAGAAGATTAACAGCAGTTGCAGGCCAGCCAGTGGTGCCTGGGTGAGGGTGGTGCTGGAGAAACCTTTTGGACATGACTACAGGAGTGCTCAGGTCCTAGCATCTGAACTTGGGAGCTCATTAAAGAATgaggaaatgtacaaaattgaCCACTACTTGGGGAAGCAG gtggTGTCAAAGATACTTCCATTCAGAATGGAGAACAGAAAATTTCTGGATCCCATCTGGAACCGGCACAAGATTGAGCGAATAGAGATTGTTTTGAAAGAAATCCTGGATGTTAAAG GCCGTATCCCTTTCTACGACCAGTACGGCGTGATCAGAGATGTACTGCAGAACCACCTGACCGAGGTCATGACCTTGTTGACTATGAAGCTTCCTGTGAATATGAGCAGCGGTGAAGAAGTTGTTGaaaaaaaactgcagatccTCAGCTCCCTGTTGCCGTTAGGAAAGAATCAAGCTGTCGTCGGACAGTATCAAGCATACAAATCCGAGGTACAGCAGGAGCTGAATAAGACTAAAGACCACGTTAGCCTGACACCCACATTTGCAG CTGTTCTGGCTCACATCGATGACGCGCAGTATGAAGGCGTGCCCATTCTCCTGATCTCTGGGAAGATGTTAGATGAGCGGGTGGGATACGCACGTGTCCTTTTCAAGAACGACATCTTTTGCCTCCAGAACGACGACAATGTTCACTGCAGGCCCAAGCAGGTGGTTTTCTATTTTGGGCACGGCAGCCTTCAGTATCCAGGAATCCTCGTCAGCAAAAACTTATTCAGGCCAACTGTCACGGACAGCGACTGGAAAGAGGTGACGGAGCACACAGACGTCAGTGTTTTAGGTTTGCCGCTGTCAGACTACTACGTGCAAACCCCAGCGGTAGAGAAGGAGGCTTACGCAGAGCTCATCTCTCACATCTTTTCTGGACGTAGGAATAACTTCATAAGTACTGAAAACCTGCTGGCGTCTTGGTCTTTATGGACGCCACTTCTTAGTAGCCTAGTGAGTTCTTTCCCCCGCATCTATCCCGGCGGTGCTGAGAACGGAGGCATGTTAGATGTCCATCTGAAAGGAAAAGAGATTAGTTATAACAGCGAGGTGGTGCTGATCAGCCCTGATCAGATGGGGGGTGAGTCTGCAAACAGTTTCCAGGTGATGCAGGGCAAATTTCGCAGCGCTGACATGGTGTCAGCTTGGACCGAGGAGCTGGTCGAGACACTAGCTAGAGATATGCAGGAAGCGGCAGAGGCAGCGGTGCACGAAGGCGGCGTTTTCCACCTTGCTCTCTCCGGAGGGTCGACACCTCTGGCGCTTTTCCACAGGTTGGCCCTGCACCACTTCTCCTTCCCCTGGAGGGACACGCATGTCTGGATGGTGGATGAGCGATGCGTGCCGCTGACTGAACTGGAGTCTAACTTCTACAACTTGCATGAGAACCTACTGCAGCACGTGAGGATACCCTACTACAACATCCACCCCATGCCAGTGCAGCTCAACCAGCGTCTTTGTGTAGAGGAAGATGGAGGAGCGCTGCTGTACGAGAACGAGCTCAGCCAACAAGTCAACGGATCCAGCTTCCACTTCGTACTACTCGGCGTCGGCTACGACGGCCACACGGCGTCTCTTTTCCCTGGCGGGAAACTGGGGGAAGTCGgggagcgcctggtggccgtcACCGAGAGCCCCGTCAAGCCTCACCAGCGCATGAGCCTCACTTTAAATGCCATTAACCGAGCCCGCAGGGTTGCTCTGCTGGTGATGGGCAAAGGCAAGCATGAGCTGATAACACAGCTGAGCCGAGTGAAGGACAACCCAGACAAATATCCCGTTACCGGGGTGAAACCTGCTAATGGGAAGCTCGTTTGGTATATCGACTACGATGCACTTTTAGGATAA